One Novosphingobium sp. EMRT-2 DNA segment encodes these proteins:
- a CDS encoding TetR family transcriptional regulator C-terminal domain-containing protein: MTEAAAISERPLRKPRAKRQPPTVRRQDLLAITVSCLARLGPRGATGREICRQAGVSHGLLRHYFQKPDNLLFETYELLCDQLITHLEEEVGEIGPDPWAALSRFFSAAFSKEWASADVIGAWMAFWQLARGREDFAVVSARFNARQRALMERIIRQLPGADQPVPIADSIAILSAVLDGLWIEFYLSEERTPKDRCIALCEVTAKRLFCA; this comes from the coding sequence ATGACCGAAGCCGCCGCCATTTCCGAACGACCTCTCCGCAAGCCGCGCGCCAAACGCCAGCCGCCCACCGTGCGCCGCCAGGATCTGCTGGCGATTACCGTAAGCTGCCTCGCCCGGCTGGGGCCGCGCGGCGCGACCGGGCGTGAAATCTGCCGGCAGGCAGGCGTCTCGCACGGCCTGTTGCGGCATTACTTCCAGAAGCCCGACAATCTCCTGTTCGAGACTTATGAACTGCTGTGCGATCAGCTGATCACCCATCTGGAGGAAGAAGTGGGGGAGATCGGCCCGGATCCGTGGGCCGCGCTCTCGCGCTTTTTCAGCGCCGCGTTCTCGAAGGAATGGGCCAGCGCGGACGTGATTGGCGCATGGATGGCGTTCTGGCAGCTTGCCCGCGGGCGCGAGGATTTCGCTGTCGTCAGCGCCCGCTTCAACGCGCGCCAGCGCGCGCTGATGGAGCGAATCATCCGGCAATTGCCGGGGGCGGACCAGCCCGTGCCCATCGCCGATTCGATCGCGATCCTGTCCGCCGTGCTCGATGGCCTTTGGATCGAATTCTATCTGTCGGAGGAGCGCACCCCCAAGGACCGCTGCATCGCGCTGTGCGAGGTGACGGCCAAACGCCTTTTTTGCGCGTGA
- a CDS encoding NAD(P)/FAD-dependent oxidoreductase, which yields MTKQYDAVIIGGGHNGLVCAYYLARAGKSVRVLERRPIVGGAAVTEEFHPGFRNSVASYTVSLLQPKVIADMRLAERGLRIVERPISNFLPQSDGGYLKLGGGLERTQAEFRRFSKHDADALPGYYEALDTVADVLRDLALKSPPNMGEGLHTLISAARQGRGLAKLSLSQQRDVLDLFTKSARTFLDSWFESEAVKAAFGFDAVVGNFASPDTPGSAYVLLHHVFGEVNGKKGAWGHAIGGMGAITQAMRAACEEAGVEITLEAPVARVLVDNGRAVGVKLEGGAEVMGGAVVSNVGPRLLYDHLIAAEDLEPEFRRRVKGFKVGSGTFRMNVALSELPRFACLPEPGEHHQSGIIIAPTLDYMDRAYIDAKLTGMAREPIVEMLIPSTVDDSLAPPGQHVASLFCQQFAPELPDGRSWDDAREQAADLIIDTVERWAPGFKASVIARQIHSPLDLERKFGLTGGDIMHGNMSLDQLWSARPFLGNGAYRGPLKGLYLCGAGTHPGGGVTGAPGHNAAREILGEKSLWRRLTRAA from the coding sequence ATGACCAAGCAGTATGACGCCGTAATCATCGGCGGCGGCCACAATGGCCTTGTTTGCGCGTACTATCTGGCCCGTGCGGGCAAATCGGTGCGGGTGCTGGAACGCCGTCCGATCGTGGGCGGCGCGGCCGTGACCGAGGAGTTCCACCCCGGCTTCCGCAATTCGGTGGCGAGCTACACCGTCAGCCTGCTCCAGCCCAAGGTCATCGCCGACATGCGCCTGGCCGAACGCGGCCTGCGTATCGTCGAGCGGCCGATTTCCAATTTCCTGCCCCAGTCCGATGGCGGCTACCTGAAGCTCGGCGGCGGGCTTGAGCGCACCCAGGCCGAATTCCGCCGCTTTTCCAAGCACGATGCGGACGCTCTGCCGGGCTACTACGAGGCGCTGGACACCGTGGCCGATGTGCTGCGCGATTTGGCGCTGAAATCGCCGCCCAATATGGGCGAGGGGCTGCACACCCTGATTTCGGCGGCAAGGCAGGGCCGCGGGTTGGCCAAGCTCAGCCTGTCGCAGCAGCGCGACGTGCTGGACCTGTTCACCAAGTCCGCGCGCACGTTCCTCGATTCCTGGTTCGAGAGCGAAGCGGTCAAAGCTGCGTTCGGCTTCGATGCCGTGGTCGGCAACTTTGCCAGCCCCGATACGCCCGGCTCCGCCTATGTCCTGCTGCACCACGTCTTTGGCGAGGTGAACGGCAAGAAGGGCGCCTGGGGCCACGCCATCGGCGGCATGGGCGCGATCACCCAGGCGATGCGCGCGGCGTGCGAGGAAGCCGGGGTGGAGATCACGCTGGAAGCGCCGGTGGCACGCGTGCTGGTCGACAATGGCCGCGCGGTGGGCGTGAAGCTGGAAGGCGGCGCGGAAGTGATGGGCGGGGCGGTGGTCTCCAACGTCGGCCCGCGCCTGCTTTATGACCACCTGATCGCGGCCGAGGATCTCGAGCCCGAGTTCCGCCGTCGCGTGAAGGGCTTCAAGGTCGGTTCGGGCACGTTCCGGATGAACGTGGCACTGTCGGAACTGCCGCGCTTCGCCTGCCTGCCGGAACCGGGCGAGCACCACCAGTCGGGCATCATCATCGCGCCGACGCTGGACTACATGGACCGCGCCTATATTGACGCCAAGCTGACCGGCATGGCGCGCGAACCGATCGTCGAAATGCTGATCCCCTCGACGGTGGACGACAGTCTCGCGCCTCCGGGACAGCATGTCGCCAGCCTGTTCTGCCAGCAGTTCGCCCCCGAACTGCCCGACGGCCGGAGCTGGGACGACGCGCGCGAGCAAGCGGCGGACCTTATCATCGATACGGTCGAACGCTGGGCGCCGGGCTTCAAGGCATCGGTCATCGCGCGGCAGATTCATTCGCCGCTCGATCTCGAACGCAAGTTCGGCCTGACGGGCGGGGACATCATGCACGGCAACATGTCGCTCGATCAGCTGTGGTCGGCCCGCCCGTTCCTGGGCAACGGCGCCTATCGCGGGCCGCTCAAGGGCCTGTACCTGTGCGGTGCCGGCACCCATCCCGGCGGCGGGGTGACCGGTGCGCCCGGCCACAACGCCGCGCGCGAGATTCTCGGCGAGAAGAGCCTGTGGCGGCGCCTGACCCGCGCGGCTTGA
- a CDS encoding tetratricopeptide repeat-containing sulfotransferase family protein: MSAAATTPSVEEALAHARELLGRAPSLAERQAAEILRVVPGHAATLAVLGEALAAQGKVGPSIAALRQALSKDPLRPDVWRLLAVQLAQAGDFAGVGMAQAAELRASVHHPRLQQAAQALVANDIPIAERLLKAHLREDDGDIAALRMLAEVAGRIGRYDDARTLLEHALAIAPTFAPARFNLALVHYRQQRFAQALEQIERLLEAEPGHPAYGNLKAAALTMIGETDAAVDLFAAVLAARPDQPRIWTSYGHSLKTVGRQDDSVAAYRRAIALEPRLGEAWWSLANLKTVRFGADDIAAMEAALARDDLSAEDRFHLHFALGKAQEDARAYETSFAHYAEGNRLRRSAIEHVPAMRRVERMRAMLTPDVFAARAGQGDPARDPIFVLGMPRAGSTLIEQILSSHSTVEGTQELPDIRAIAGNHAGADRDDYPAGLLALDPARLAAMGAEYLERTRVHRRTGRPLFIDKMPNNWLHVPLIHLILPNATIIDARRHPLACCFSNFKQHFARGQAFSYDLAEMGRYYADYVALMDHVDAVLPGRVHRVHYEAMVADTEGEVRRLLDHVGLPFEPACLRFHENARAVRTASSEQVRRPIFREGLDQHRHYEAWLGPLRNALGPVLERYPYPV; the protein is encoded by the coding sequence GTGAGCGCGGCGGCGACGACGCCCTCGGTCGAGGAGGCCCTGGCCCACGCCCGGGAGCTTCTCGGCCGCGCGCCGTCGCTGGCCGAGCGTCAGGCTGCCGAAATCCTGCGGGTCGTGCCGGGGCACGCGGCGACTCTGGCCGTGCTGGGCGAGGCGCTGGCGGCGCAGGGGAAGGTTGGTCCCTCGATCGCGGCGCTGCGGCAAGCGTTGTCGAAAGACCCGCTGCGGCCCGATGTCTGGCGTCTGTTGGCGGTGCAACTCGCGCAGGCCGGGGATTTCGCGGGCGTGGGCATGGCGCAGGCAGCGGAGCTGCGCGCCTCGGTCCACCATCCCCGTCTCCAGCAAGCAGCGCAGGCGCTGGTCGCCAATGACATCCCCATCGCCGAACGCCTGCTCAAGGCGCACTTGCGCGAGGATGACGGCGATATAGCGGCGCTGCGGATGCTGGCCGAAGTGGCGGGCCGGATCGGCCGCTACGACGATGCGCGCACGCTTCTGGAACATGCGCTGGCGATCGCCCCCACGTTCGCGCCGGCGCGTTTCAACCTTGCTCTTGTCCACTATCGCCAGCAGCGTTTCGCGCAGGCGCTGGAACAGATCGAACGGTTGCTGGAAGCCGAGCCGGGGCACCCCGCCTACGGCAACCTGAAGGCCGCGGCGCTGACCATGATCGGCGAGACGGATGCGGCCGTCGATCTGTTCGCGGCGGTTCTGGCCGCGCGCCCGGACCAGCCGCGCATCTGGACCAGCTATGGCCACAGCCTGAAAACGGTGGGCCGGCAGGACGACAGCGTGGCCGCCTATCGCCGGGCGATCGCTCTGGAACCTAGGCTGGGCGAGGCGTGGTGGAGCCTCGCCAACCTCAAGACCGTGCGGTTCGGGGCCGACGACATCGCCGCGATGGAAGCCGCGCTCGCGCGTGACGACCTATCGGCCGAGGATCGTTTTCATCTGCATTTCGCGCTGGGCAAGGCGCAGGAAGATGCCCGCGCCTATGAAACGTCGTTCGCGCACTATGCCGAGGGCAACCGCCTGCGCCGCAGCGCGATCGAGCACGTGCCGGCGATGCGGCGTGTGGAGCGGATGCGCGCGATGCTGACGCCCGATGTGTTCGCCGCGCGGGCGGGGCAGGGCGATCCGGCGCGCGATCCGATATTCGTGCTGGGCATGCCACGCGCGGGATCGACGCTGATCGAGCAGATCCTGTCATCGCATTCCACTGTCGAAGGCACGCAGGAACTGCCGGACATCCGCGCCATTGCCGGCAATCATGCCGGCGCGGATCGCGACGACTATCCGGCCGGCCTGCTCGCGCTCGATCCCGCGCGTCTGGCGGCGATGGGGGCCGAATACCTCGAACGCACCCGTGTCCATCGCCGGACTGGGCGGCCATTGTTCATCGACAAGATGCCGAACAACTGGCTGCACGTGCCGCTGATCCATCTGATCCTGCCCAACGCCACGATCATCGATGCGCGCCGCCATCCGCTCGCCTGCTGCTTCTCCAACTTCAAGCAGCATTTTGCGCGCGGGCAGGCGTTCTCTTACGATCTCGCCGAAATGGGCCGCTACTACGCCGACTACGTCGCGCTAATGGACCATGTGGACGCCGTGCTGCCGGGCCGGGTTCACCGCGTTCACTACGAAGCGATGGTCGCCGATACCGAGGGCGAGGTGCGCCGCCTGCTCGATCACGTGGGGCTGCCGTTCGAGCCGGCATGCCTGCGCTTTCACGAAAACGCGCGCGCGGTGCGGACGGCCAGTTCCGAACAGGTGCGCCGGCCGATCTTCCGCGAGGGGCTGGACCAGCACCGCCATTACGAAGCCTGGCTCGGGCCGCTCAGGAACGCGCTGGGGCCTGTGCTGGAGCGCTATCCCTACCCGGTGTAA
- a CDS encoding alpha/beta fold hydrolase yields MAPLITASLATAAAVVGGLVGWTAISSARVARMIPRSGKIAEVEGARIHYVERGAGRPIVLIHGLGGQLHNFTYSLVSRLEDDFRVIAIDRPGYGYSEYSGDGLPTLQRQARIVASFIRTLGLEKPLVVGHSLGGALALQLAQEFPDLISGLVLVCPLTQPISEVPDVFKGLVIPSPVARRIVSWTLAVPIGQLRGEQTLAAVFAPETPPADFVTAGGGALGLRPSAVWSTSSEASGVGDEMAALAARYPETRTPTGILFAQQDAILDPALHGERTAAALPDATLRLIPGGHMIPVTAPDAVAAFIRERAAA; encoded by the coding sequence ATGGCACCGCTCATCACCGCATCGCTCGCTACCGCCGCCGCCGTTGTCGGCGGGCTCGTCGGCTGGACCGCCATCAGCAGCGCGCGCGTTGCGCGGATGATTCCACGGTCAGGAAAGATCGCCGAGGTCGAAGGCGCGCGCATCCACTACGTCGAGCGCGGAGCGGGGCGGCCGATCGTGCTGATCCACGGCCTTGGCGGACAGCTGCACAATTTCACGTATTCGCTGGTATCGCGGCTGGAGGACGATTTTCGCGTCATCGCGATCGACCGGCCGGGCTACGGCTATTCCGAATACAGCGGCGACGGATTACCGACGCTGCAAAGGCAGGCGCGCATCGTCGCCAGCTTTATCCGGACGCTGGGCCTCGAAAAGCCGCTGGTGGTCGGGCACTCGCTGGGCGGCGCGCTTGCCCTGCAACTGGCGCAGGAGTTTCCCGACCTGATCTCCGGCCTCGTGCTGGTATGCCCGCTGACCCAGCCCATCAGCGAGGTGCCGGACGTATTCAAGGGCCTCGTCATCCCCTCGCCCGTCGCCCGCAGGATCGTGTCGTGGACGCTGGCGGTGCCGATCGGCCAGCTTCGCGGCGAACAGACCCTGGCCGCCGTCTTCGCGCCGGAAACGCCGCCCGCCGATTTCGTCACGGCAGGCGGCGGCGCGCTGGGCCTGCGTCCATCGGCGGTGTGGAGCACCTCCAGCGAAGCGAGCGGCGTCGGCGACGAGATGGCAGCGCTCGCCGCGCGCTATCCCGAAACGCGCACGCCGACGGGGATCCTTTTCGCGCAGCAGGACGCGATTCTCGATCCCGCGTTGCACGGCGAACGCACGGCCGCGGCGCTGCCCGACGCCACGTTGCGGCTGATCCCCGGCGGCCACATGATCCCGGTCACCGCGCCAGACGCCGTCGCCGCCTTCATCCGCGAGCGCGCGGCGGCCTGA
- a CDS encoding response regulator transcription factor gives MTAPSIVLVEDDAPLRTLTSRALREHGYHVRAAATGAEMWVLLENEPADLVVLDIMLPGTSGIDLLRRLRKTSEVPVIFVSARGSEEDRVLGLELGADDYLAKPFGTRELIARIGAVLRRHGAPTDDAAEPRSNEIRFLGWTLSVARRELRSPSGAIVDLTGAEFDLLAAFLGQPQRVIGRERLIELSRTRLADSSDRSVDVLVSRLRRKLSAAGGQAPIVTVRGIGYMLSAEVERA, from the coding sequence ATGACCGCCCCTTCGATCGTACTGGTTGAGGACGATGCGCCGCTGCGCACGTTGACCTCGCGCGCGTTGCGCGAACACGGCTACCATGTCCGCGCTGCCGCGACCGGTGCGGAAATGTGGGTGTTGCTGGAAAACGAGCCGGCCGACCTCGTGGTGCTGGACATCATGTTGCCGGGCACCAGCGGCATCGATTTGCTGCGCCGCCTGCGCAAGACCAGCGAAGTGCCGGTGATCTTCGTTAGCGCGCGTGGCAGCGAGGAGGATCGCGTGCTGGGGCTGGAACTGGGCGCGGACGATTACCTGGCCAAGCCCTTCGGTACGCGCGAACTGATCGCGCGGATCGGCGCGGTGCTGCGCCGCCATGGCGCTCCCACGGATGACGCGGCGGAGCCGAGGTCCAACGAGATCCGCTTCCTGGGCTGGACGCTTTCGGTCGCCCGGCGCGAACTGCGCTCGCCTTCGGGGGCGATCGTGGATCTCACCGGCGCGGAGTTCGATCTGCTTGCGGCTTTCCTCGGTCAGCCGCAGCGCGTGATCGGGCGGGAACGCCTGATCGAACTTTCGCGCACGCGCCTGGCCGATAGTTCCGACCGCAGCGTGGACGTGCTGGTCAGCCGCCTGCGCCGCAAGCTGTCCGCCGCCGGCGGGCAGGCGCCGATCGTGACCGTGCGCGGCATCGGCTATATGCTGAGCGCCGAGGTGGAGCGCGCTTGA
- a CDS encoding ATP-binding protein, which yields MIGFRRFLQKFGGGMGLPGRLLAILLLVATIDFVANSIVLDRANDFALREDDAARMAEHLTIAYRVIERTQPANRSVVARELSTERFSIRWSAQPDALPTTVSLTRLRAQVLAFEPDLGKVDLRMHLLPLRGQGDIGGSMTLSDRSYLTFRTFSRSAWTLNLGRVGQTVLPTALLALLAWFLFRTTLRPLATLVQATRRVGSAQPQSLPETGPAEVRELIHAFNAMQLRIHELLARGSQTLLAIGHDLRTPLARLQLRLDNAQIDPAAHQEMSRDIDEMRDLLASLQAFVESGDDRTAQQRIDVAAMVQTLVDAASDRGADATYAGPDSLDMVARPVAVRRSVSNLIENALHYGGNVRVAVRDRGDLIEIEVADDGPGIPDDQLEEVLQPFVRLDNARSRDTPGMGLGLPIVHRAIRSENGRLHLRNAPQGGLRATIRLPRVPE from the coding sequence TTGATCGGTTTTCGCCGCTTCCTGCAGAAGTTTGGAGGCGGCATGGGGTTGCCCGGCCGGCTGCTCGCTATTCTGCTGCTGGTGGCGACGATCGATTTCGTCGCCAATTCGATCGTGCTGGATCGCGCCAACGATTTCGCGCTGCGCGAGGACGATGCCGCGCGGATGGCAGAGCATCTGACCATCGCCTATCGCGTGATCGAACGCACCCAGCCCGCCAACCGCAGCGTTGTGGCGCGCGAATTGAGCACCGAGCGGTTCAGCATCCGCTGGTCCGCCCAGCCCGACGCCCTGCCCACCACGGTCAGCCTGACGCGCCTGCGCGCGCAGGTGCTGGCGTTCGAACCGGACCTGGGCAAGGTCGATCTGCGGATGCACCTGCTGCCCTTGCGCGGGCAAGGGGACATCGGCGGTTCGATGACGCTGTCCGACCGCTCCTACCTGACCTTTCGCACGTTCAGCCGGTCGGCGTGGACGCTCAACCTGGGGCGCGTGGGGCAGACGGTGTTGCCGACGGCCTTGCTGGCCTTGCTGGCCTGGTTCCTGTTCCGCACTACGCTGCGGCCACTCGCCACGCTGGTGCAGGCGACGCGCCGGGTGGGTTCGGCGCAGCCGCAGTCGTTGCCCGAAACCGGCCCGGCCGAAGTGCGCGAACTGATCCATGCCTTCAACGCCATGCAATTGCGCATCCACGAGCTGCTGGCGCGCGGATCGCAGACCCTGCTGGCGATCGGCCACGATCTGCGCACGCCGCTGGCGCGCCTGCAACTGCGGCTGGACAACGCCCAGATCGATCCGGCCGCCCATCAGGAGATGAGCCGCGATATCGACGAGATGCGCGATCTGCTCGCCTCGTTGCAGGCCTTTGTGGAATCGGGGGACGATCGCACCGCGCAGCAGCGCATCGATGTGGCAGCCATGGTGCAGACCTTGGTCGATGCCGCATCGGACCGGGGCGCGGATGCGACTTATGCCGGCCCTGACAGCCTGGACATGGTGGCGCGACCGGTGGCCGTGCGCCGTTCCGTTTCCAACCTGATCGAAAACGCGCTGCACTACGGCGGCAACGTGCGCGTCGCGGTGCGCGACCGGGGCGACCTTATCGAGATCGAAGTGGCCGATGATGGCCCCGGCATTCCGGACGATCAACTGGAAGAAGTGCTTCAGCCGTTCGTTCGGCTCGACAATGCCCGTTCGCGCGATACGCCGGGAATGGGGCTGGGCCTGCCCATCGTCCACCGCGCGATCCGGTCCGAAAACGGCCGGCTGCACTTGCGCAACGCCCCGCAAGGGGGCCTTCGTGCGACCATCCGCCTGCCACGCGTGCCCGAGTAA
- a CDS encoding carbonic anhydrase, translated as MNELIGRVFSFEKTVFPDKGELFHKLAHHGQSPKALMISCADSRIVPEHILQAEPGELFVCRNAGNIVPPFATMNGGVSSTVEYAVAALGVSDIIVCGHSDCGAMKALSDPSMLDGMPNVAAWLRHGAAAEHIVSTGSPHLHGTERVRALSLENVIAQINHLRTHPSVAAAIARGEMALHGWFVDIHAGQVLGLDGVTGQFVPMREDQPLPVALPAARRVSVEGPLAEAAE; from the coding sequence ATGAACGAGCTGATTGGCCGGGTCTTCAGTTTCGAAAAGACCGTGTTTCCCGACAAGGGGGAACTGTTCCACAAGCTGGCGCATCACGGCCAGTCGCCCAAGGCCCTGATGATTTCCTGCGCGGATTCGCGCATCGTGCCGGAGCATATTCTCCAGGCCGAGCCGGGTGAACTGTTCGTGTGCCGCAATGCCGGCAACATCGTGCCTCCGTTCGCGACTATGAACGGCGGCGTTTCCTCGACCGTCGAATATGCCGTGGCCGCGCTGGGCGTCAGCGACATCATCGTCTGCGGCCATTCGGACTGTGGCGCGATGAAGGCGCTGTCCGATCCCTCGATGCTCGACGGCATGCCCAACGTCGCCGCCTGGCTGCGCCACGGCGCGGCCGCGGAGCACATCGTCAGCACGGGTTCGCCGCACCTTCACGGAACGGAGCGGGTGCGGGCGCTGAGCCTTGAGAACGTGATCGCGCAGATCAACCACCTGCGCACCCACCCGTCTGTCGCCGCCGCGATCGCGCGGGGCGAAATGGCATTGCACGGCTGGTTCGTGGACATCCACGCCGGCCAGGTGCTGGGGCTGGACGGTGTGACCGGCCAGTTCGTGCCGATGCGCGAGGATCAGCCGCTTCCCGTCGCCCTGCCGGCCGCACGCCGCGTCAGCGTTGAAGGCCCCCTGGCGGAGGCCGCCGAATGA
- a CDS encoding SulP family inorganic anion transporter yields MSQLAQSQTEGRGPFAHIARDFTSSIVVFLVAMPLCMGIAIASGVPPEKGLVTGIIGGIVVGMLAGSPLQVSGPAAGLAVIVFEFVRDYGLSALGPVLVIAGLVQFLAGVVRMGGLFRAISPAVVHGMLAGIGALIVVGQFHILFDAKPLSNGMENLAAIPGRVLGLEPWSLRATEFALMIGLLTIGVMIAWEKLRPASLNLVPAALLGVVTATLVAYFFQLDVARIQVPESIAAAFALPDTGVFGVLANPGLIVTAVAIAFIASAETLLSAAAVDRMHDGVRTDYNKELRAQGVGNFLCGVFGALPMTGVIVRSSANVQAGAKTRMSTILHGIWILGFVALLPWLLREVPMAALGAVLVVTGWKLVSLDHVRHLFQAHGLLPAAIWVVTFVLVVATDLLTGVLAGLAMSLLELVPYRRNLKLKVDESHDEHESHVALEGTATFLSLTKLTGALERLPANRPVRLDLDGLKGMDHTTAETMSEWLARRRKTGAPVHVEGSEDIRRLIAAAA; encoded by the coding sequence ATGAGCCAGTTGGCGCAAAGCCAGACGGAAGGGCGGGGGCCTTTCGCGCACATCGCGCGCGATTTCACCTCCTCGATCGTCGTGTTCCTGGTCGCGATGCCCTTGTGCATGGGCATCGCGATCGCGTCCGGCGTGCCGCCCGAAAAGGGGCTGGTGACCGGGATCATCGGCGGTATCGTCGTCGGCATGCTGGCGGGTTCGCCGCTGCAGGTCAGTGGCCCGGCGGCCGGCCTTGCCGTCATCGTGTTCGAGTTCGTGCGCGATTACGGCTTGTCCGCGCTGGGGCCGGTGCTGGTGATTGCGGGGCTGGTCCAGTTCCTGGCCGGCGTCGTGCGCATGGGCGGGCTGTTCCGCGCGATTTCGCCGGCGGTGGTCCATGGCATGCTGGCCGGGATCGGCGCGCTGATCGTGGTCGGGCAGTTCCACATCCTGTTCGACGCCAAGCCGCTGTCCAATGGCATGGAGAACCTGGCTGCCATTCCCGGCCGCGTCCTGGGCCTTGAACCCTGGAGCCTGCGCGCCACCGAATTCGCGCTGATGATCGGCCTGCTCACCATCGGCGTGATGATCGCCTGGGAAAAGCTGCGTCCGGCCTCGCTCAATCTGGTGCCGGCGGCGCTGCTGGGCGTGGTCACGGCCACGCTGGTCGCCTACTTCTTCCAGCTGGACGTGGCGCGCATCCAGGTGCCGGAATCGATCGCGGCGGCGTTCGCCTTGCCCGATACCGGTGTCTTCGGCGTGCTGGCCAACCCCGGCCTGATCGTAACCGCCGTGGCCATCGCCTTCATCGCCAGCGCGGAAACGCTGCTGTCCGCGGCGGCGGTCGACCGGATGCACGACGGCGTGCGCACCGATTACAACAAGGAACTGCGCGCGCAGGGCGTAGGCAACTTCCTGTGCGGCGTGTTCGGTGCGCTGCCGATGACCGGCGTGATCGTCCGTAGCTCCGCCAACGTGCAGGCCGGCGCGAAGACCCGCATGTCCACCATCTTGCATGGCATTTGGATCCTCGGCTTCGTGGCGCTGCTGCCCTGGCTGCTGCGCGAGGTGCCGATGGCGGCGCTGGGCGCGGTGCTGGTGGTGACGGGCTGGAAGCTGGTGAGCCTCGACCATGTGCGCCACCTGTTTCAGGCGCATGGCCTGCTGCCGGCCGCGATCTGGGTTGTTACGTTCGTGCTCGTGGTCGCGACCGACCTGCTGACCGGTGTTCTGGCGGGACTGGCCATGTCGCTGCTCGAACTGGTGCCCTATCGCCGCAACCTCAAGCTCAAGGTAGACGAGAGCCACGACGAGCATGAATCGCATGTCGCGCTGGAAGGCACGGCCACGTTCCTGAGCCTGACCAAGCTGACGGGTGCGCTGGAGCGCCTGCCGGCCAACCGTCCGGTCCGGCTCGACCTCGATGGCCTGAAGGGCATGGACCACACGACCGCCGAAACAATGAGCGAATGGCTTGCCCGTCGCCGCAAGACCGGCGCGCCGGTTCATGTCGAAGGTTCGGAGGACATCCGTCGCCTTATCGCTGCCGCCGCCTGA